The genome window TACGACATACAGTGACCTGAAAGAAAAGCTGAAGATTTATGAACAATTGAAATCAAACATGGCGAGTTCGAGTTCAAGCCGAGATACAAGTCGTTCGAATTCGAAGCAAACAGAGAAAAATGAGAAGACGCACGGGCGATTCATACGTTGCTACAGCTGTGGGGAAAAGAATCATTCATCAGTAGACTGTCCCCACAAGGAGAAGGGCTTAAAATGCTTCAGATGCGACGATTTTGGGCATATTTCATCTCAATGCAGAACTGCTGTGTCATCAGCCACTGCAAGTACTTCATCGTCACACGGGAAGAGTGACGTGAAATCGGCAACGAGCGGTGAAGGTGGCAGCACTGGGAAGAAATGGCCGACCGCGACGAATGGCGCTAATGTCGCAGCGAAACGTGGTTTTTACGGTTCGACGAGTGATGGTCACATCCCTAGTAGCAACGACGTGATTGGCGAATCGAGCGCAATGGCGGCGAAGCATTGTCTACTAGCTGTCATGGCCGGCGAGGTAAACAACATGAATCGGACGATTACACCGAAAAAGAAGCCGGTGAAACAAGTTCATTTGTTCGACAAAGATGTTATGGCGTTGATTGACTCTGGGTGCGAAGTGAATTTGATATCAATCGAGTGCTACAACGATTTAGGTGCGCCAGAGTTTGACAAAACTGACGATTTCTTAACGGGATTAGGCCAGAATCAAGTGGATTGTTATGGACAGATTTGTCTGAATATTGAAATAGACGAGTTGTGGTATAAGGACGTTAAGTTTCGTATAGTTCCTAGCCATACCGTGCCATACAGTATGATTCTCGGTGAAGATTTCTTGTTGCGTGTCACACTTGTTATGGAGTCTAACAATGTATGGTTAATACCGCGTGATAGGTGGGTGTGCGAGATAAGGGTGTGTGATT of Cydia amplana chromosome 17, ilCydAmpl1.1, whole genome shotgun sequence contains these proteins:
- the LOC134655656 gene encoding uncharacterized protein LOC134655656 encodes the protein MSPGKRNGRQPDYNDVNAETSRDNGMAMLHLTEGLVPKFTGQDKTYPAARWVQDVEDSTELCGWTPLQQLLMARRSLAGTALLWYRAERIFKTWDEFKAAILKEFPDNIDAKAIHELMSSRHKKPSESCLEYLFTMKELGKRGKMADYVAIKYIVEGIKDQEVNKIMLYGVTTYSDLKEKLKIYEQLKSNMASSSSSRDTSRSNSKQTEKNEKTHGRFIRCYSCGEKNHSSVDCPHKEKGLKCFRCDDFGHISSQCRTAVSSATASTSSSHGKSDVKSATSGEGGSTGKKWPTATNGANVAAKRGFYGSTSDGHIPSSNDVIGESSAMAAKHCLLAVMAGEVNNMNRTITPKKKPVKQVHLFDKDVMALIDSGCEVLVQTLKNV